In Longimicrobium sp., the following are encoded in one genomic region:
- a CDS encoding co-chaperone GroES family protein, which yields MRYNVGPGYPTAEPVADGEPWSGGTRTGMRYVPLQAEKGDYAIFLRSNAVEVEIDGNKYLIVPHSAILLLIRDNLPLP from the coding sequence GTGAGATATAACGTGGGCCCCGGCTACCCCACCGCCGAGCCCGTGGCCGACGGCGAGCCGTGGTCCGGCGGCACCCGCACGGGGATGCGCTACGTCCCCCTGCAGGCCGAGAAGGGCGACTACGCCATCTTCCTGCGCAGCAACGCCGTGGAGGTGGAGATCGACGGCAACAAGTACCTGATCGTCCCCCACTCGGCCATCCTGCTCCTCATCCGCGACAACCTCCCGCTCCCCTGA